The Gadus macrocephalus chromosome 13, ASM3116895v1 genome includes a window with the following:
- the slc32a1 gene encoding vesicular inhibitory amino acid transporter, protein MATLIRSKLSNKLSNAATSVSNKSQAKVSGMFARMGFQAATDEEGLGFAACDDLDYDHRQGMQMDILTNDEAGAGAGSGPTGTGEGGLDGDSHYQRDGTGLPPSGSKDASLAEEDKPKITAWEAGWNVTNAIQGMFVLGLPYAILHGGYLGLFLIIFAAVVCCYTGKILIACLYEENEDGQLVRVRDSYVDIANACCAPRFPSLGGHIVNVAQIIELVMTCILYVVVSGNLMENSFPTMPVSQKSWAIIATVALLPCAFLKNLKAVSKFSLLCTMAHFVINVLVIAYCLSRARDWAWDKVKFYIDVKKFPISIGIIVFSYTSQIFLPSLEGNMNKPSEFHCMMNWTHIAACILKGLFALVAYLTWADATKEVITDNLPSTIRAVVNLFLVAKALLSYPLPFFAAVEVLEKSFFGDGGRAFPDCYGADGRLKSWGLTLRCTLVVFTLLMAIYVPHFALLMGLTGSLTGAGLCFLLPSLFHLKLLWRKLLWHHVFFDVAIFVIGGICSISGFIHSMEGLIEAYKYNIEE, encoded by the exons ATGGCTACGTTAATAAGAAGCAAGCTTTCTAATAAGCTGTCCAATGCCGCTACCTCGGTCTCCAACAAATCCCAGGCGAAGGTGAGCGGGATGTTCGCCAGGATGGGCTTCCAAGCCGCCACGGACGAGGAGGGTTTGGGCTTCGCCGCCTGCGATGACCTGGATTATGACCATAGACAGGGGATGCAAATGGACATTTTAACAAACGATGAGGCAGGAGCCGGAGCAGGGAGCGGACCGACAGGcacaggggaggggggtttgGATGGTGACAGCCACTACCAGAGAGATGGAACCGGTCTGCCGCCCTCAGGCTCCAAAGACGCAAGTCTGGCAGAAGAAGATAAACCAAAAATTACCGCATGGGAGGCCGGCTGGAACGTGACAAATGCCATCCAG GGGATGTTTGTGCTTGGCTTACCCTATGCCATCCTGCACGGAGGATATCTCGGACTATTTCTTATCATTTTCGCCGCCGTGGTGTGCTGCTACACAGGCAAAATCCTCATCGCCTGCCTGTACGAAGAGAACGAGGATGGGCAGCTGGTACGTGTCAGGGACTCGTACGTGGACATTGCCAACGCCTGCTGCGCGCCCAGATTCCCTTCTTTGGGCGGTCACATCGTGAATGTAGCCCAGATCATAGAGCTTGTGATGACCTGCATCCTCTACGTGGTGGTCAGCGGTAACCTCATGGAGAACAGCTTCCCCACCATGCCCGTCTCCCAGAAGTCCTGGGCCATCATCGCGACCGTGGCCCTTCTTCCCTGCGCCTTTCTCAAGAATCTGAAGGCCGTCTCCAAGTTCAGCCTGCTGTGCACGATGGCCCACTTCGTTATCAACGTCCTGGTGATCGCCTACTGCCTCTCCAGGGCCAGGGACTGGGCGTGGGACAAAGTCAAGTTTTACATCGACGTCAAGAAGTTCCCCATCTCCATCGGCATCATCGTGTTCAGCTACACCTCTCAGATTTTCCTGCCTTCTCTCGAGGGGAACATGAACAAGCCCAGCGAGTTCCACTGCATGATGAACTGGACCCATATCGCCGCCTGCATCCTCAAGGGCCTGTTCGCCCTGGTGGCCTACCTGACCTGGGCGGACGCGACCAAGGAGGTCATCACAGACAACCTGCCGTCCACCATCCGAGCCGTCGTCAATCTTTTCCTAGTAGCCAAAGCCTTGCTGTCCTATCCATTGCCGTTTTTCGCAGCCGTAGAGGTTTTGGAAAAAAGCTTTTTCGGCGACGGAGGACGGGCGTTTCCAGATTGCTATGGGGCCGATGGACGCCTGAAGTCTTGGGGTCTCACTCTTCGATGCACCCTGGTTGTTTTTACGTTGCTGATGGCCATTTATGTCCCACACTTCGCTCTCCTCATGGGGCTCACTGGAAGTCTCACGGGCGCTGGGCTGTGCTTTCTACTGCCCAGCCTCTTCCACCTCAAGCTTTTATGGAGAAAGCTCTTGTGGCACCACGTGTTCTTCGATGTCGCCATCTTTGTAATAGGGGGTATATGCAGTATATCTGGTTTCATTCATTCGATGGAGGGCCTCATAGAAGCGTACAAGTACAACATAGAAGAGTAG